The segment TAAGGTATCCCATGGATAGGTCTGATCTTATTTCCGACATAGCTGAACGCAAACTTGTTTCCAGACTATGCGGTATCTTCAGCCAGGATGAATGTGGCTCCATCATGGCAGGCGCAGGAAAGGATGATTGTGCTGTCCTGGATGTCTCAGATGAGGATTGCATGGTCATTACCACGGACATGCTTCATCGGAAGACTGATTTTCCTGTTGTTATGACTCCCTGGCAGATCGGCTGGATGTCCGCTGCTGTTAACCTGAGCGATGTGGCTTCCATGGGTGCAAAACCTGTGGGTTTCCTTTCAGCTCTAGGGGTTACGAATGATATGCAGTTGGGGGATGCCGAGGATATTTCCCGTGGCATGGATGCCTGTGCAAAGTTCTGTGATACATCGGTCATCGGTGGTGACATCGATCTCCACGACGAGCTGACAATAACAGGAACAGCCCTCGGAATGGTCAAGAAAGAACACCTTTTGAGAAGGACCGGGGTAAAACCTGGCGACCTTGTCTGTGTTACAGGAAACGCAGGTTCTGCTGGTGCTGCACTGCTGGCGATCCAGCACGACCTTGATGTCAGCGATGAACTGCTGAATACATTGCTTGAACCTGTCCCACGCACGGACGAGGGGCAGAAGCTTGCAAAGACTGGTGCGGTAACTTCCATGATGGATACAAGTGACGGGCTGGCGATGTCCCTTTATGATCTGATGGATGCCAACAGCATCGGTTTCAGGATATATGAGGACCAGATTCCAATTGATGATGAAGTTCGCTCTCTTGTAGGGGATGATGATGCCCTTGATCTTGCTCTTTACACAGGCGGAGATTTCGAGTTGCTTTTCACAGTCTCACCTTCGATGCTGGAAGCCGCGAAATCCGTTTGTTATTTAAATGTTGTAGGCGAAGTTACTGATGACACTTTAATAACTATGATAAACAGAGAGGATGCAGAAGTTTCGATATATCGAAAAGGTTATGTGCATTTAGGAAGATTTGATAACATATAATCATACAATATTCGGAGAATTAAACAATGAATAAAGGTTTTAAATTATTACTAATGAGTTTGCTCATCGTAGGGATGAGCTGTGGGGTGGCGATGGGTGCTGACCCTGTACTATCTGATGAAAGTGTGTCTCCAGATGGTGGCGACACGTCACAAATTTTCACATTTGAAGTAAAATTCACAGATGATGATAATGACACTGCTGATTATGTGACGTTGACAATCAATGGTGGCGATTATACATTAGATCCAGTAGATTTGGGTGACGTTAATACTACAGATGGTAAAATGTATATTAATTCGTCTGTAGGTCCTTTCTCTTCAGGGGATTATGGTTATACATTTTCATCCTTCGCTAATGGCAGTAGTTCGAATGAACCTTCTGGAACATTAACAGTTACATCTATACCTGCGCCACAAATAAGTTCCCCTTCCCCTTCTCCATCTTCAGATCCTGTTGAAACTGATACTGGTGATTCACAGGCCTTCTCTGTAGATGTTGATCAGGATGTGACAGTTGTCTGGACAATAGGTGACACCGAAGTTCAAAACAGTTCAGCAACTGCTTCTTCAACTTCTACTTATAGTAATGCTTCTGCAGAACTTGGAAGTTACACTGTCAAAGCATACATCTATAATGCAAATGGTAATGACAGTCATTCATGGACATGGGATGTGGCAAATCCGAGTCTTAGTATTACTGATTTTGAGCCATCAGATGATGAACCTGAATCTTTT is part of the Methanococcoides orientis genome and harbors:
- the thiL gene encoding thiamine-phosphate kinase, whose product is MDRSDLISDIAERKLVSRLCGIFSQDECGSIMAGAGKDDCAVLDVSDEDCMVITTDMLHRKTDFPVVMTPWQIGWMSAAVNLSDVASMGAKPVGFLSALGVTNDMQLGDAEDISRGMDACAKFCDTSVIGGDIDLHDELTITGTALGMVKKEHLLRRTGVKPGDLVCVTGNAGSAGAALLAIQHDLDVSDELLNTLLEPVPRTDEGQKLAKTGAVTSMMDTSDGLAMSLYDLMDANSIGFRIYEDQIPIDDEVRSLVGDDDALDLALYTGGDFELLFTVSPSMLEAAKSVCYLNVVGEVTDDTLITMINREDAEVSIYRKGYVHLGRFDNI